A window from Pichia kudriavzevii chromosome 5, complete sequence encodes these proteins:
- a CDS encoding uncharacterized protein (PKUD0E01030; similar to Saccharomyces cerevisiae YNL129W (NRK1); ancestral locus Anc_2.140) encodes MKILTLVAALMVGYVILLVNPMMRTILIGVTGASSSGKSTIANILRTILRNCEIIHEDDFFKLEKDVPFDKKRNDRDWDCPDAIDIDKLKKTLALLKNGNMKSTYLSGFPVIRNEGGYYDYSLKSTEPPRNDSHFKCKPQTISKLKNEFDLLVNKRRYGEYRIFLVDGFLILHDVELLQQLDLTLFIKANYSTLKSRREKRIYTVEGKEWVDPEGYFDKFVWPGYYNNHKKIFINGSDEEVVKLSGGDLDAKFKYRYRVNEFRNDEYTNADDMIEEITTCIFRTIF; translated from the coding sequence atgaaaatactcACGTTGGTGGCAGCTTTGATGGTAGGATATGTGATTCTCTTGGTGAACCCAATGATGCGTACAATTCTTATAGGAGTAACAGGTGCATCCAGCTCAGGGAAATCAACTATTGCCAATATCCTGAGAACAATTTTGAGGAACTGTGAAATCATTCATGAGgatgatttcttcaagttaGAAAAAGATGTTCCTTTTgataagaaaagaaatgataGAGATTGGGATTGTCCTGACGCAATTGATATTGACAAACTGAAAAAGACATTAGCACTGctcaaaaatggaaatatGAAAAGCACTTATCTTAGTGGTTTTCCGGTGATCAGGAATGAAGGCGGATATTACGATTATTCACTAAAAAGCACTGAACCGCCAAGAAACGATTCTCACTTCAAGTGTAAGCCGCAgacaatatcaaaattaaagaatgaATTTGACTTATTGGTGAATAAACGTAGATATGGAGAATATAGAATATTCCTGGTGGATGGATTCCTAATCTTGCATGATGTGGAGTTGTTACAACAACTCGATTTGACATTATTTATCAAAGCTAACTATTCCACGCTTAAATCACGAAGAGAGAAAAGGATTTATACAGTCGAAGGAAAAGAATGGGTAGACCCTGAAGGCtattttgacaaatttgTTTGGCCTGGATATTACAATAACCACAAAAAGATTTTCATAAACGGctcagatgaagaagttgtcAAGCTGAGCGGGGGTGATTTGGATGCgaaattcaaatatagGTATAGAGTGAACGAATTCCGTAATGATGAATATACGAATGCAGATGATATGATTGAGGAAATCACTACCTGTATATTTCGAACTatattttga
- a CDS encoding uncharacterized protein (PKUD0E01020; similar to Saccharomyces cerevisiae YDR524C (AGE1); ancestral locus Anc_1.23) — MSIFEIVERSSLPEGVCPLIESLSFVDSKNEDGIAINMNSKCIIPSDKLEEVSVEGMDGGRIKLLRIPYGYNELSINFNEGVDISLVKCVITNGNKSCAFGGTMLKSGISLSEDAIGSVSIQLLYDENKDFTFTFYRALPQKSLVPNKTHHQDTQTNEALNPYPIPMTDGPLFREAVSLYEQFASLLLKKFHSRIEKLSSVSHTSKNTEHKSQMRETFKEFRKGFSVTPKPESLVSKYESAKAVTGNCYAYQFLVQIYRKDNESSVGRSSLRNLQNFLSCKRGFDDESKKYYEWLSKLLGSGKSKDLKLFMRMSSFEASKLRYFNYLYDTVTGCLLEMLKVDERIASEYLRCKAARLQLAQKIESVGMMKDLLEFQKNVSSFNVQNEALFLKDPTSPYKLTSQCPSKTGLLFVHGGQGKSGWHKQWVVLLDGKLYEYMDWRRGSGLRNNPIDIALCNIKLLESNETRMSVDIGHRKNCFRLINSQGIEHVFQAFTIEEATDWVKTLFDACQMIAFNDSNGKKKITGELSNNGNHDRSSRKIGKDKDNTASDAESSRAVKTSVGTSARSRMRRVSSVSQSLLYFVQGNDPSNYKCADCGTTEQVEWISLNLLVVFCIRCSSAHRSLGTSVSKVRSLILDSFNEESKVLIHQINNSSMNAIYESDMPPKVKPAAQSSDEVRYRFIKQKYAEKKYVNNFVRQNALPIMIEGIRNHNIRKVLEGIVGGADVNRRFYYTPQSKNTVSEPSSNSHHENDKPIDMSFLEYALLHPTVLDGRQIFDIAELLTLNGCNVGSQVKKGSLLSNSAKKWWQDRIDKINYIPLENQAKNTPLKAQQDSFEQRDPTIKRPSIMVNGSKKTANGSKSKIKNPKEGFSLFRKKTKSGLRSAD; from the coding sequence ATGAgtatttttgaaatagtTGAAAGATCCTCTCTGCCCGAGGGGGTGTGTCCATTAATTGAATCATTAAGCTTTGTGGATTcgaaaaatgaagatgggATAGCCATTAACATGAATTCAAAATGTATCATTCCCTCAGATAAGCTAGAAGAAGTAAGCGTTGAAGGAATGGATGGAGGAAGGATAAAGTTACTCAGAATCCCATACGGTTACAATGAACTAAGTATAAATTTTAATGAAGGTGTGGATATCTCTTTGGTCAAATGTGTAATTACAAATGGAAACAAGTCTTGTGCTTTCGGTGGAACTATGCTTAAATCTGGAATCTCACTTTCCGAAGATGCAATTGGTTCTGTATCTATACAGCTTTTATATGATGAGAATAAGGATTTCACCTTTACTTTTTACCGGGCTCTTCCTCAGAAATCATTAGTTCCAAATAAAACACATCATCAAGACACCCAAACCAATGAAGCATTGAATCCATATCCGATACCCATGACAGATGGCCCTCTGTTTAGAGAGGCCGTCAGCCTTTATGAGCAGTTTGCTTCTTTActcttgaaaaaatttcatAGCAGGATTGAAAAGCTAAGCTCAGTTTCCCATACCAGCAAAAATACAGAACACAAATCTCAAATGAGAGAGacattcaaagaattcagGAAAGGGTTTTCAGTTACCCCCAAACCAGAATCACTGGTCTCTAAATACGAGTCTGCTAAGGCCGTTACAGGAAACTGTTATGCTTATCAGTTTCTTGTTCAGATTTATCGTAAAGACAATGAATCTTCTGTTGGTAGGAGTAGCCTCAGAAACTTACAAAACTTTTTGTCTTGCAAGCGtggttttgatgatgagaGCAAGAAATATTATGAATGGTTATCGAAGTTGTTGGGGTCgggaaaatcaaaagatcTCAAGCTTTTTATGAGGATGTCCTCCTTTGAGGCCTCGAAATTGCGATACTTCAATTATTTGTATGATACTGTGACAGGGTGTCTATTGGAAATGCTAAAGGTTGATGAAAGAATTGCTTCTGAGTATTTGCGATGCAAAGCTGCGAGACTCCAACTAGCACAGAAAATTGAATCTGTAGGCATGATGAAAGATTTACTAGagttccaaaaaaatgtttcttcGTTCAATGTACAGAATGAAgctttatttttgaaagatcCTACATCGCCATATAAACTAACGTCACAGTGTCCATCAAAAACAGGCTTGTTGTTTGTACACGGCGGCCAAGGAAAATCCGGGTGGCACAAACAATGGGTTGTTCTTTTGGATGGTAAGCTCTATGAATACATGGACTGGAGAAGAGGATCGGGACTTCGAAATAATCCAATTGACATTGCTCTTTGCAATATCAAGTTATTGGAGTCGAACGAAACTCGGATGAGTGTTGATATAGGACATCGTAAGAACTGCTTCCGTTTAATAAATTCTCAAGGAATTGAGCATGTTTTTCAGGCTTTTACAATTGAAGAGGCCACTGATTGGGTAAAAACTCTTTTTGATGCATGCCAGATGATTGCATTTAATGATAGCAAtgggaagaaaaaaatcactgGTGAACTCTCTAATAATGGCAATCACGATCGAAGTTCTAGGAAGATTGGtaaagataaagataaTACTGCGAGCGATGCAGAAAGCTCACGGGCTGTCAAAACCAGTGTTGGAACATCTGCAAGGTCGAGAATGAGACGCGTCTCATCAGTGTCTCAGTCTttactttattttgttcaagGTAACGATCCGTCTAATTATAAATGTGCTGATTGCGGGACAACCGAGCAAGTAGAATGGATATCTTTGAATCTACTTGTTGTGTTTTGTATTCGATGTTCATCAGCTCACCGTTCATTGGGAACTTCAGTTTCTAAGGTTAGAAGCTTAATTCTTGACAGTTTCAATGAAGAGAGCAAAGTGTTAATTCACCAGATAAATAATTCCTCTATGAATGCTATTTATGAGTCTGATATGCCACCGAAAGTTAAGCCAGCTGCGCAATCATCAGACGAAGTTAGGTACCGGTTTATTAAACAAAAGTATGCCGAGAAGAAATATGTTAACAATTTTGTTCGACAAAATGCCTTGCCAATAATGATTGAAGGGATTCGAAATCACAATATTAGAAAAGTATTAGAAGGTATTGTAGGTGGTGCAGATGTTAATAGACGATTTTACTATACTCCCCAAAGTAAAAACACTGTTTCAGAACCTAGTTCGAACTCTCACCACGAAAATGATAAGCCAATCGATATGTCATTCCTGGAATATGCATTGCTGCATCCTACTGTTCTTGATGGAAGACAAATCTTTGACATAGCCGAATTACTAACCTTGAATGGATGCAATGTTGGATCACAGGTTAAAAAGGGTAGTCTATTATCCAATTCTGCAAAGAAATGGTGGCAAGATCGGATCGATAAGATCAATTACATTCCTCTAGAAAATCAAGCAAAGAACACGCCTTTGAAGGCTCAGCAAGACAGTTTTGAACAGAGGGATCCCACTATTAAGAGACCCTCCATAATGGTAAATGGTTCTAAGAAGACAGCGAATGGTTCCAAGAGCAAGATCAAGAATCCCAAAGAAGGATTCAGTTTGTTCAGGAAAAAAACCAAGTCTGGACTAAGATCAGCAGAttaa